The Myxocyprinus asiaticus isolate MX2 ecotype Aquarium Trade chromosome 31, UBuf_Myxa_2, whole genome shotgun sequence genome has a segment encoding these proteins:
- the LOC127422569 gene encoding ubiquitin carboxyl-terminal hydrolase 2-like isoform X3 has protein sequence MPSMRQSYTVTVPEDPPATAFPLLKQDMRRKNSMSGPMLVSTFVGLLINHTKNSKSVQGLVGLRNLGNTCFMNSILQCLSNTQSLRDYCLHNSHRRDLNNNSRTNTALMEEFAKLIQNMWTSSSSEAVSPSEFKTQIQRYAPRFVGYNQQDAQEFLRFLLDGLHNEVNRVTIRPRGNMEDFDHLRDEEKGKKMWAKYLEREDSKIVDLFVGQLKSSLTCSECGYCSTVFDPFWDLSLPIAKKGYGEVSLMDCMRLFTKEDVLDGDEKPTCYRCKARRRCMKKFTVQKFPKILVLHLKRFSEARVITSKLSTFVNFPMKDLDLREFASDKSRSAVYNLYAVSNHSGTTMGGHYTAYCCNPENGEWYTYNDSRVTPMSASQVRSSDAYVLFYERAGL, from the exons ATGCCCAGCATGCGACAGTCATACACCGTTACAGTTCCAGAGGACCCACCAGCTACTGCGTTTCcacttctaaaacaagatatgcGGAGGAAAAACTCGATGTCCGGCCCTATGCTGGTCTCTACATTCGTTGGGCTTTTGATTAATCATACCAAG AACTCAAAGAGTGTCCAGGGCTTGGTGGGGCTTCGTAATCTGGGAAATACA TGTTTTATGAACTCCATCCTCCAGTGTCTTAGCAACACACAAAGCCTGCGAGACTATTGTCTTCACAACTCCCACCGCCGAGACCTCAATAACAACAGCCGCACAAACACTGCTCTCATGGAGG AATTTGCCAAGCTTATCCAGAATATGTGGACTTCTTCAAGCAGTGAAGCAGTCAGTCCCTCTGAGTTCAAAACACAGATTCAAAGATACGCCCCCAGATTTGTGGGTTACAA TCAACAAGATGCTCAGGAGTTTCTACGTTTCCTACTAGATGGCCTACACAATGAAGTGAACAGGGTCACAATTCGGCCACGGGGAAATATGGAGGACTTTGACCACTTGCG TGATGAGGAGAAAGGGAAAAAGATGTGGGCTAAGTATTTAGAGAGAGAAGACAGCAAAATTGTTG ACTTGTTTGTTGGCCAACTGAAGAGCTCTTTGACTTGTAGTGAATGTGGCTATTGTTCCACTGTGTTTGATCCCTTCTGGGATCTTTCCTTACCTATCGCCAAG AAGGGCTATGGAGAGGTGAGCCTAATGGACTGCATGCGGCTCTTTACTAAAGAAGACGTGCTGGATGGAGACGAGAAGCCG ACATGTTACAGGTGCAAAGCCAGAAGGCGGTGTATGAAGAAATTTACAGTTCAGAAGTTCCCTAAAATATTAGTTCTTC ATCTGAAGCGCTTCTCAGAAGCTCGTGTAATAACCAGCAAGCTGTCTACTTTTGTCAACTTTCCCATGAAAGACCTGGATCTCAGGGAGTTTGCCTCTGACAAAAGCA GAAGTGCAGTCTATAACTTGTATGCAGTGTCCAATCACTCAGGCACTACCATGGGAGGCCACTACACAGCATACTGTTGCAATCCTGAAAACGGAGAATGGTACACATATAACGACTCAAG AGTCACGCCAATGTCTGCCAGCCAAGTCCGCAGTAGCGACGCCTACGTGTTGTTCTACGAGCGAGCTGGACTCTGA
- the LOC127422569 gene encoding ubiquitin carboxyl-terminal hydrolase 2-like isoform X4, giving the protein MPSMRQSYTVTVPEDPPATAFPLLKQDMRRKNSMSGPMLVSTFVGLLINHTKNSKSVQGLVGLRNLGNTCFMNSILQCLSNTQSLRDYCLHNSHRRDLNNNSRTNTALMEEFAKLIQNMWTSSSSEAVSPSEFKTQIQRYAPRFVGYNQQDAQEFLRFLLDGLHNEVNRVTIRPRGNMEDFDHLRDEEKGKKMWAKYLEREDSKIVDLFVGQLKSSLTCSECGYCSTVFDPFWDLSLPIAKGYGEVSLMDCMRLFTKEDVLDGDEKPTCYRCKARRRCMKKFTVQKFPKILVLHLKRFSEARVITSKLSTFVNFPMKDLDLREFASDKSRSAVYNLYAVSNHSGTTMGGHYTAYCCNPENGEWYTYNDSRVTPMSASQVRSSDAYVLFYERAGL; this is encoded by the exons ATGCCCAGCATGCGACAGTCATACACCGTTACAGTTCCAGAGGACCCACCAGCTACTGCGTTTCcacttctaaaacaagatatgcGGAGGAAAAACTCGATGTCCGGCCCTATGCTGGTCTCTACATTCGTTGGGCTTTTGATTAATCATACCAAG AACTCAAAGAGTGTCCAGGGCTTGGTGGGGCTTCGTAATCTGGGAAATACA TGTTTTATGAACTCCATCCTCCAGTGTCTTAGCAACACACAAAGCCTGCGAGACTATTGTCTTCACAACTCCCACCGCCGAGACCTCAATAACAACAGCCGCACAAACACTGCTCTCATGGAGG AATTTGCCAAGCTTATCCAGAATATGTGGACTTCTTCAAGCAGTGAAGCAGTCAGTCCCTCTGAGTTCAAAACACAGATTCAAAGATACGCCCCCAGATTTGTGGGTTACAA TCAACAAGATGCTCAGGAGTTTCTACGTTTCCTACTAGATGGCCTACACAATGAAGTGAACAGGGTCACAATTCGGCCACGGGGAAATATGGAGGACTTTGACCACTTGCG TGATGAGGAGAAAGGGAAAAAGATGTGGGCTAAGTATTTAGAGAGAGAAGACAGCAAAATTGTTG ACTTGTTTGTTGGCCAACTGAAGAGCTCTTTGACTTGTAGTGAATGTGGCTATTGTTCCACTGTGTTTGATCCCTTCTGGGATCTTTCCTTACCTATCGCCAAG GGCTATGGAGAGGTGAGCCTAATGGACTGCATGCGGCTCTTTACTAAAGAAGACGTGCTGGATGGAGACGAGAAGCCG ACATGTTACAGGTGCAAAGCCAGAAGGCGGTGTATGAAGAAATTTACAGTTCAGAAGTTCCCTAAAATATTAGTTCTTC ATCTGAAGCGCTTCTCAGAAGCTCGTGTAATAACCAGCAAGCTGTCTACTTTTGTCAACTTTCCCATGAAAGACCTGGATCTCAGGGAGTTTGCCTCTGACAAAAGCA GAAGTGCAGTCTATAACTTGTATGCAGTGTCCAATCACTCAGGCACTACCATGGGAGGCCACTACACAGCATACTGTTGCAATCCTGAAAACGGAGAATGGTACACATATAACGACTCAAG AGTCACGCCAATGTCTGCCAGCCAAGTCCGCAGTAGCGACGCCTACGTGTTGTTCTACGAGCGAGCTGGACTCTGA